The genomic segment AGGCGCTCGAACAGGTCTGACGCAGGGTCATTCGCGGAATTCGCCGCCATTGGCCGGCTGCGATTCGACTTCCAGCAAGGTCAGCTTCAGCGTCTTGCCGCCCGGAGCCGGCCAGTCGATGTGCTGGCCGACTTTCAGGCCCAACAACGCGCTGCCCACAGGTGCCAGGATGGAAATCCGGCCTTCGTCGGCATTGGCGTCCTTTGGATAAACCAGGGTCAGGTGGTAGTCCTTGCCGCTGCTTTCTTCACGGCAATGCACTGTGGAGTTCATGGTCACGACATCGGCTGGCACATCTTCGTGACCGACCAGAGTATCGGCGCGATCCAGTTCGGTTTGCAGCGCGATAACGCCCGGCAGCGAGTCATCCAGGCTGTCGATCAGGCGTTCCAGACGTTGCACGTCCAGACGGGTAAGGGTGATGGAAGGTGCGGTCATGATTGAGGCAGACTCCTTTCTTCTGCACAGAAAAAGCAAAACCCCGCCAGAAACAGGCGGGGTTTTCACGGGCCTCGATGAGTTGAGGCATT from the Pseudomonas sp. N3-W genome contains:
- the rnk gene encoding nucleoside diphosphate kinase regulator: MTAPSITLTRLDVQRLERLIDSLDDSLPGVIALQTELDRADTLVGHEDVPADVVTMNSTVHCREESSGKDYHLTLVYPKDANADEGRISILAPVGSALLGLKVGQHIDWPAPGGKTLKLTLLEVESQPANGGEFRE